ATTAATTTAAGAATTATGGGCAGACCAAATATTCCTTTACTAAGTCAAGAAACAGCATTTTCGAGTATGAGTGGGATTTGGGAGAAATTTGGAATCGATGCTTTGCTCAATAAGATGTTGGCTTTCTTTGGACTAGGTGAAGTGTTGCCGAAGACGTGGGCAGTATTAATCTTAATGATTCTAGTCACCTTTTTTATTAAGTTTATCACCGATCGCTTTTTACAAACAGAAATTGGATTAGCTTTAAGAGCAACAGGTGATAATCAACGGATGATTCGGAGCCTCTCCGCTAATACGAATTTGCTCATCATATTAGGACTAGGAATTTCAAATGGTATGGTAGCTCTATCTGGAGCCCTCATAGCCCAATATGGTGGATATGCGGATGTTGGTATGGGGATCGGGATGATTATTATTGGGCTTGCATCAGTAATTATTGGAGAAGCCTTATTTGGCACCAAAACGATTGTACGGACGACCTTAGCGGTAGTACTAGGCTCCATCATCTATCGGCTTGTGGTGAGCTTAGCTCTTCGAATCGACTTCTTGGAAACAGGAGATATGAAAGTGATTACAGCTACAATCGTCATCATAGCGCTGATTATGCCAAAAACAATCGATGCGTATCGTGAAAAAAAGCGAAAAACAGAAAGACAACAGCAGCATGTAGACAACCGGGTATTAGCAGCAAATCGAAAGGGTGATGATGGTGTTACACTTAAATAATATATATAAAGTTTTTAATGAAAGTACACCTGATGAGAAAATCGCTCTCGATAATATTGACTTAAAGCTTGCACCGGGTGATTTTGTGACGGTGATTGGAAGTAATGGTGCAGGGAAATCTACTCTAATGAATATGATATCAGGGGTGCTGACTCCTGATACAGGATCAGTATTTATTGATAACAAGGAAGTAACAAAGCTAACAGAATATAAAAGATCAAAGTTAATTGGACGTGTGTTCCAAGACCCAATGGCTGGGACAGCACCTACCATGACAATTGAAGAGAATCTGGCAATGGCATTCTCTCGAAATAAAACCCGGACCCTTCGGAAAGGGGTGACGAGAAAACGGAAAGATTTTTTTATGGAAATATTAGAAAGCCTACATTTAGGCTTAGAAAATCGATTGAATGCGAAAGTAGGAATGCTTTCAGGTGGAGAGCGCCAAGCTTTATCACTGCTTATGGCGACATTTACGGAACCAGCCATTTTATTGCTTGATGAGCATACAGCAGCTCTCGATCCATCTCGAGCAAAGTTAATTACTGATTTAACGAAGGAAATTGTGGGAAAATACCATTTAACAACGCTAATGGTTACGCATAATATGCAGCAGGCAATTGATCTCGGAAATCGATTAATTATGATGGATAAAGGACAAATCATCTTGCAGGTTGACTCAAAACAAAAGCAACATTTGACAGTAGAAGGTTTGCTTCATGAATTCCAACGTATTCGTGGAAGTAAATTAGACAGTGATCGTGCTATTTTATCATAATGAGGGCGTGCTTTTTGTTTTGATATAATTCATGTTCTAAAGATTAACCGCTAGTCCTAAATTTGCAAGGGGATTTCATAATGACACTACTGATTAATGTTTTGGCGATATTATTTGATGTTTTTTAGTGATTTTATTCCTGTCCGCTGTTATTAACCTGTTTAAACAACAGAAAAAGATGAATCATGTACTTTTACACAATGATTTCATAACTACTGGAAGTTTTATCATTAGTATTTTCCTTTCTTTATTAGTCATCTTCATGAGTAGAAAGAGGTTAACGTATAAAGCTAATCGTATCTAAGTTAATTGGATACGACCTTTTTTTTGGGTATTTTTAGTAAGGCTGTTTTTGCAAAGTTTGTTGCTTTTCGCACTAGCCTATAAATGATGATATAGCTTTGTTTCGGGCATCATTTCGTCTATTTTTAATGGAAATCAACAGTGAAATGGGCGATTTAATCAAAAATCAGATGAAATAGCCACAATGTATACGAAAAGAGCCTTTAGTAATGTTCTACTCTCTCAAGATTTTTCAACAAAATATGTTATTTTTCAAAATGGTGATTAAGTATTCTAAACGTATATTTTGAATCATCTTTAGAGATTTATTGGCACTAAACGAATGCTTGTAGAAAGGAATACGAAAAGAACGATTAGAGAGGAAATATGGTTAAAAATACCTCGCTAAATAATAGTGATAATATTTTTAATTTTTATAATATATTGACTATTAATTTAACATAATGGTATTATATCGTTGAATATACGTTATATAAGGAAAGCATAGTTCGCTGGACTAAAGGGGGAAAGCAATGAAGGCTGGAATGAAAATTGGAGACAAGGCATTCCTTGAAATCACTGTTACGCCTGAAATGTTTGCACAATTTGAGGGAACAGTTGTACACCCTGTCTATTCTACGGTTTCAATGGTGTATCACATGGAATGGGTTTCGCGAAAAATCATTCTCCCATTTTTAGAAGAAGATGAGGAAGGAATGGGAAGCGCGGTTTCCGTTAAACATATCGCTCCTAGTGGTGAGGGAATATTGCTCAAGTTAGAAGCAACCGTGGTAGAGGTTAAGAATCATATCGTGTACACAAAGGTAGAAGTGAAAAATACTGATGGCCTAATTGGTGTAGGGGAAGTGAAACAAGTCATTTTACCTAAAAATAAAATAAGTGAATTGATTAGCTCTACCACAGCGTAAAGGCTAATTTTTTTTAGAAAGCTGTTTTCACAGCAGTATATTATCCGTAGAAGGATTAGTTTAGAGCCATTATCTCGGCTATTTTTGGATGAAAATGGAGAATTTCAGAGGTTATTAAAGTTAACAGCAACTATGTAAACGAATAGAGCCTTTCACAATGAATGTTTCGATACGTACCAGTGGATATATTTCGTTAAAAGATAGGTTTTTGGAAATCTTTTTGTACCTCTTTTGGAGAGAGTCATTGAAAGAATAGAGGATTCTCTAGACCATTAAATGATATAACCATGTAAACGAAAAGAGTCTTAGAGATTTATGAAAGCGTTATCATTTTATCATTTTGGGGGGAAGGGAAATGGATATGTTTGAAAGAATTTCTGAACATGAGCAAGTGGTCTTTTGTAATGATGAAGAAACGGGGTTGAAGGCCATAATTGCTATACATAATACCACACTCGGTCCTGCTTTAGGAGGTTGCCGAATGAGGCCATATCAATCAGTCGATGAGGCATTGGAGGATGTACTTCGCCTTTCAAAAGGAATGACCTACAAATGTGCTGCGGCTGATGTAGACTTTGGCGGTGGCAAAGCAGTTATCATTGGTGATCCTCAAAAAGATAAAAATCCTGAGCTTTTTCGGGCGTTTGGTCAATTTGTGGAATCATTAAATGGACGGTTTTATACAGGGACCGATATGGGGACGACCCCAGAAGATTTTATTTACGCATTGAAAGAAACTAATTGTATCGTAGGTGTGGATGAAGTATATGGTGGAAGCGGCGATTCATCTGTTCCAACAGCAATGGGAGTGGTATATGGTCTTAGAGCAACCAATCAAGTGATTTGGGGGTCCGAGGATTTACAAGGTAAGAAGTATGCAATTCAAGGGTTAGGCAAGGTTGGTCTAAAGGTTGCGTTAAGTTTAATTGAAGAGGGAGCAGAGCTGTTTGTAACGGATATTAACCAAGATGCCATCGACGAACTATTATCCAAAGCGAAAGAAGTAGGGGTAATGGTGAAAGTTGTCGAGGGTGAGGAAATTTATGGGGTAGATGCAGACGTGTTTGTTCCTTGTGCCATTGGCGGAGTAATCAATGATGAGACCCTATCCCAATTGAAGGTGAAGGCTGTTGTCGGGTCAGCAAATAATCAATTGCTTACAACAGAGCACGGAAATAAACTTCATGAACTAGGCATTTTATATGCACCCGATTATATTGTCAATTCTGGAGGGCTTATACAAGTAGCCGATGAGTTGTATGAGCCAAATAAAGAGCGAGTGATGCAAAAAACGAAAACCATCTACCATTCATTGATGAAGATTTACAACCAAGCAGAAAGTAGAGGGATGACGACCATTGAAGCAGCTAATGCTTTTTGTGAAGAACGCATTCAATCTCGAGTCCGTCGTAATAGTTTCTTTTCACATATGAAACGTCCGAAATGGGCAGTCAGAATCTAAAAGAGAGGTGAGAAAATGGAGAATCAATTTCCACTTAAAAACATCCTTGATGAAAATGGGAAAATCATCGATCAGAGCTTTGAAGGTAAAATTTCGAAAGATTTAACGTACTCTTTTTATGAACATTGTCTGCGAATCAGATTGTTTGATAAAAAAGCCGTTAGCCTGCAAAGACAAGGGAGAATTGGGACTTATGCACCTTTCGAGGGTCAAGAAGCCTCTCAGGTTGGGAGTGCACTTGCTTTACATGAAGGAGATTGGCTGTTTCCTTCCTACCGCGATCATGGTGCAGCGATGACATTCGGACATTCTCTTCGGAATATTCTCTTGTTTTGGAATGGACGTAATGAGGGGTGTGTACCACCGGAAGGAAAGAAAATATTTCCACCAGGTATTCCAATTGCCACGCAGCTACCGCATGCAGTTGGAGCTGCATATGCTGAGAAACTTAAGGGCACTTCACATGCAGCAATTGCGTATTTTGGGGACGGGGCCACCTCGGAAGGTGATTTTCATGAAGGCTTAAATGTCGCAAGCGTTTTGCATGCGCCGGTGGTTTTCTTTAACCAGAACAATCAATATGCCATTTCGGTTCCAATTGAGAAACAAATGAAAACAAAGACAATCGCTCAAAAAGCACTTGCTTATGATATTCAAGGCGTACGTGTGGATGGAAACGATGTTTTCGCTGTTTATTTTGAAACATTGAGAGCACTAGATCGAGCTAGAAACGGAGAAGGACCTAGCCTAATTGAAGCAGTAACTTGGAGGTACGGGGCTCATACAACAGCTGATGATCCAACGAAGTATAGGAATCAAGATGAGAGTATGGACCGTCGTAAGAAGAAAGATCCTATTTTGCGGCTAGAAAAGTTCATGAAGGTTCAAGGTTGGTTTGATGAACTCTGGGTAGATAGCGTAAAAGAAAGGGCAACATCAGAAATAGAGCAAGCGGTGAAAGAGATGGAAGAATATCCGAGCGCAGATCCAAGTTTGATTTTTGATTATGTGTTTTCTGAACCAACCTGGACGATCACCGAGCAAAAAGATAAGCTTCTAAAACATCTTGAAGGGAGATCTTCATGAAAACAGTTGAACAAACTAGAACGTTAACGTTGGTCAGCGCAGTAACAGATGCTTTACAAGTAATGCTGAATGAACGAGAGGATGTTCTGCTCTTAGGCGAGGATATTGGCAGGAATGGAGGAGTATTTCGCGCAACCGAAGGACTGCAAACAGAGTTTGGCGAGAATAGAGTAATGGATACCCCATTGAGTGAGGCAGGCTTTGTTGGAGCGGCTATTGGCATGGCAAGTTGTGGATTTCGACCTGTTGTAGAAATTCAATTTTTAGGCTTTATTTATCCTGCCTATGAGCAAATTATGACTCATGCTTCTCGACTCCGTTCTAGAACACTTGGCCATTTTACGGTTCCGATGGTCATTCGTGCCCCGTATGGAGCAGGAGTAAGAGCACCTGAGATCCATTCAGATAGTACTGAAGCCTTATTTACCCATATGCCGGGCCTGAAGGTGGTTTGTCCTTCCAATCCTTATGACGCAAAGGGTCTGTTAATTGCGGCCATTGAAGATCCGGATCCGGTTCTATTTCTAGAACCGATGCAACTATACCGATCTTCGCGTGGAGAAGTACCTAGTGGAAAATACTCTGTTGACATTGGAAAGGGGTCACGTGTAGTCGAAGGAGAAGAGGTTACATTGATTGCTTGGGGGGCAATGGTGAAAATAGCGAAAGAAGCAGCAATGAAATGCGAACACATCTCGTGTGAGGTCATTGATTTACGTACACTTTATCCTCTCGACAAGGACCTAATTATGGAATCTGTCCAAAAAACAGGGAGAATAGTGATTGTTCAAGAAGCACATGCAACTGGTGGGCTTGCAAATGATGTGTTGTCTATTATTAATGATAAATGCTTTCTATATCAAAAAGCACCGACTAATATCGTAGCGGGTTTTGATACGCCAGTCCCTTATTTTAGTTTTGAAGATTTTTATTTACCAACTGTAGATCGGGTCATCGAGGCAATCGAACAAGTGAAATCATTTTAGGGGGTGATGCAAAGTGGAAGTGAAACTGACTGATATTGGAGAAGGTATGACAGAAGCAAATATTTCTCATTATTTTGTTAAGCTTGGTGATGTGGTTGTGGCAGACCAGCCTTTAGTGGAGGTCCAAACAGATAAAATGACAGCTGAAATACCATCCCCAGCAAATGGGGTAATAGGGGAATTGCTAGTCGAAACGGGGACCACTGTTTCTGTGGGTGAAGTTATCTTAAAGCTGATAGACGAAAACAAGTCCTCAACATTAACGAATTCAAAAAGAATACTAGCTTCTCCATATACACGAAAAATAGCACGAGAGCAAGAGGTCCCAATAGAAAAAGTTCAAGGGTCTGGACCGAGCGGGAGAATCACGGATGAAGACGTATTGAATTTTGTTGTGAGTCAAAAAAATATAGAACCACTGCCAAAAGAAACGGCTAAAACCACACATAAAACTTCCCAACAAACCATTCCGTTTCGTGGGAGAAGAAAGCAAATTGCTGTTAAGATGAAATCTTCCTTGCAAACCATTCCTCATTGCACGCATTTTGAAGAAATTGATGTTACAGAGCTAATGCTGCTAAGGAATCAAATGAAAGCAACAGGGGTAAACGTGTCGGCATCCGTATTTTTCCTAAAAGTGCTCTCGTTAGCTTTGAAGAAATTCCCAATCTTTAATAGCACATTAGACGAAGAAAACGAAATCATTCACTTACACCAGGATCATCATTTTGGAGTGGCGATCGACACAGAGGAGGGATTAATTGCACCGGTCATCCCTTCGATACATCAAAAATCAATAAAACAACTACAAGAAGAGTTTAGAAAATTAACAGAAAGAGCACTACATAATAAACTCACATCGGCTGATCTACAAGATGGCACTTTTACAGTAAGTAATGTCGGACCACTTCATGGCTCAATCGGTGCCACACCGATCATTAATCCACCAGAAGCAGCCTTAATTTCATTTCATAAAACGAAAAAACGCCCGATGGTGAATGAGCGGGATGAAATTGTTATTCGACAAATGATGAATATTTCATTCTCCTTTGATCATCGTGTGGCGGACGGAGGAACCGCCGTTAAATTTACCAATCAAGTAGCACACTATATCGAAAATCCTAGCACTATGCTACTGGAGTTGATGTAATGGTTGTGGGTGAATTAGCAGAAGAGAAAGAATTGGTGATTATTGGTGGTGGCCCAGGAGGGTACCATGCTGCAATCCGTGCCGCACAACTAGGAATGGAAGTAACGTTGATCGAAAAAGGGGAGTTAGGTGGAACTTGTCTTCATTTAGGCTGTATTCCTTCTAAAGTGTTCACTACACTAGCCAAACGAAAAGAAGAAATGAGTCATTCTCAAAATCTAGGTTTAGCTTTCAATGAACCGACAATCAATCTAGCGGTTTTTCAAGAATATAAAACGAAACTTACAACTCAACTTGGTAAGGGAGTGGATGCACTCTGTAAAGTAAATAAGGTGGAAGTGCTGAAAGGGAAAGCTTCTTTTTTATCTGAAGATCGAATTGGAATTGAGAACAATCATGATTTTCAGGTACTTAAGTTTCAAAATTGTATTATCGCTACAGGTGGGAGTTTAGAGCAGGAGAACTGGGTACCCAAAGGAAGTAACCGCATGCTAAATCCTTTTACTGTTTTTCAAATAGAGGACATTCCTGAACATATCATTTTATATGGACAGGATTATATTACGCTTGAGCTAGCTTTCTCATTTCAGGCAATAGGAAGCAAAGTAACTCTCATTGCTGCAGAGGAAATGGACTTGGACGAAACCATCTCCAGAGAAGTAAAGAGATTACTAAAGAAAAAGAAAATTCATTATCTGGAAAACTACCAAG
This DNA window, taken from Bacillus sp. 2205SS5-2, encodes the following:
- a CDS encoding Leu/Phe/Val dehydrogenase yields the protein MDMFERISEHEQVVFCNDEETGLKAIIAIHNTTLGPALGGCRMRPYQSVDEALEDVLRLSKGMTYKCAAADVDFGGGKAVIIGDPQKDKNPELFRAFGQFVESLNGRFYTGTDMGTTPEDFIYALKETNCIVGVDEVYGGSGDSSVPTAMGVVYGLRATNQVIWGSEDLQGKKYAIQGLGKVGLKVALSLIEEGAELFVTDINQDAIDELLSKAKEVGVMVKVVEGEEIYGVDADVFVPCAIGGVINDETLSQLKVKAVVGSANNQLLTTEHGNKLHELGILYAPDYIVNSGGLIQVADELYEPNKERVMQKTKTIYHSLMKIYNQAESRGMTTIEAANAFCEERIQSRVRRNSFFSHMKRPKWAVRI
- a CDS encoding ABC transporter ATP-binding protein, giving the protein MLHLNNIYKVFNESTPDEKIALDNIDLKLAPGDFVTVIGSNGAGKSTLMNMISGVLTPDTGSVFIDNKEVTKLTEYKRSKLIGRVFQDPMAGTAPTMTIEENLAMAFSRNKTRTLRKGVTRKRKDFFMEILESLHLGLENRLNAKVGMLSGGERQALSLLMATFTEPAILLLDEHTAALDPSRAKLITDLTKEIVGKYHLTTLMVTHNMQQAIDLGNRLIMMDKGQIILQVDSKQKQHLTVEGLLHEFQRIRGSKLDSDRAILS
- the pdhA gene encoding pyruvate dehydrogenase (acetyl-transferring) E1 component subunit alpha; this translates as MENQFPLKNILDENGKIIDQSFEGKISKDLTYSFYEHCLRIRLFDKKAVSLQRQGRIGTYAPFEGQEASQVGSALALHEGDWLFPSYRDHGAAMTFGHSLRNILLFWNGRNEGCVPPEGKKIFPPGIPIATQLPHAVGAAYAEKLKGTSHAAIAYFGDGATSEGDFHEGLNVASVLHAPVVFFNQNNQYAISVPIEKQMKTKTIAQKALAYDIQGVRVDGNDVFAVYFETLRALDRARNGEGPSLIEAVTWRYGAHTTADDPTKYRNQDESMDRRKKKDPILRLEKFMKVQGWFDELWVDSVKERATSEIEQAVKEMEEYPSADPSLIFDYVFSEPTWTITEQKDKLLKHLEGRSS
- a CDS encoding ABC transporter permease, with the translated sequence MFTAIFSSFEAGIIYAIMALGVYLTFRILDFPDLTVDGSFVTGAAVAATLIVNGVNPFLATTVAILAGFIAGCITGILHTYGKINALLSGILMMIALYSINLRIMGRPNIPLLSQETAFSSMSGIWEKFGIDALLNKMLAFFGLGEVLPKTWAVLILMILVTFFIKFITDRFLQTEIGLALRATGDNQRMIRSLSANTNLLIILGLGISNGMVALSGALIAQYGGYADVGMGIGMIIIGLASVIIGEALFGTKTIVRTTLAVVLGSIIYRLVVSLALRIDFLETGDMKVITATIVIIALIMPKTIDAYREKKRKTERQQQHVDNRVLAANRKGDDGVTLK
- a CDS encoding alpha-ketoacid dehydrogenase subunit beta; translation: MKTVEQTRTLTLVSAVTDALQVMLNEREDVLLLGEDIGRNGGVFRATEGLQTEFGENRVMDTPLSEAGFVGAAIGMASCGFRPVVEIQFLGFIYPAYEQIMTHASRLRSRTLGHFTVPMVIRAPYGAGVRAPEIHSDSTEALFTHMPGLKVVCPSNPYDAKGLLIAAIEDPDPVLFLEPMQLYRSSRGEVPSGKYSVDIGKGSRVVEGEEVTLIAWGAMVKIAKEAAMKCEHISCEVIDLRTLYPLDKDLIMESVQKTGRIVIVQEAHATGGLANDVLSIINDKCFLYQKAPTNIVAGFDTPVPYFSFEDFYLPTVDRVIEAIEQVKSF
- a CDS encoding dihydrolipoamide acetyltransferase family protein, whose translation is MEVKLTDIGEGMTEANISHYFVKLGDVVVADQPLVEVQTDKMTAEIPSPANGVIGELLVETGTTVSVGEVILKLIDENKSSTLTNSKRILASPYTRKIAREQEVPIEKVQGSGPSGRITDEDVLNFVVSQKNIEPLPKETAKTTHKTSQQTIPFRGRRKQIAVKMKSSLQTIPHCTHFEEIDVTELMLLRNQMKATGVNVSASVFFLKVLSLALKKFPIFNSTLDEENEIIHLHQDHHFGVAIDTEEGLIAPVIPSIHQKSIKQLQEEFRKLTERALHNKLTSADLQDGTFTVSNVGPLHGSIGATPIINPPEAALISFHKTKKRPMVNERDEIVIRQMMNISFSFDHRVADGGTAVKFTNQVAHYIENPSTMLLELM
- a CDS encoding thioesterase family protein yields the protein MKAGMKIGDKAFLEITVTPEMFAQFEGTVVHPVYSTVSMVYHMEWVSRKIILPFLEEDEEGMGSAVSVKHIAPSGEGILLKLEATVVEVKNHIVYTKVEVKNTDGLIGVGEVKQVILPKNKISELISSTTA